The region CTTCTAATAGTCTTTGAAAATCCTTCAGTTCGAATTCTGCacctctcctttgcttttctagaGTTCAGGACCTTTTCTCCGAGCTCCCAGCACAAGCTCTGAAAAAtacttcctttgtttctttttcttccggGGCCCAGCCCAGATCCCTCACGGTTACTATTGACTCCATTCTTACCTACCTCTGCTTTCTCAGAACTCAGTATCATAGCGACTTGGAGAGAACATGAGAGTTACAATATGAATTTTTTGACTCAGGAAAAGCCTCAAACCCCTTCCCCAGTAACAGACCATAAtttcctctctttccccactCCAGATTTGGTTCAGGAACCGGCGGTTCAAaatgaagaagcagcagcagcagcaagagcagcaATCACTAAAGCCACCAAGCCAGGTCCTTCCAGCCAAGGATGTGCCCACAGCATCCACCAGCCCTCATTCTTTTCTCCTTGAAGTTTCAGATTCCTATAACTCCCTCTCATCTCAGCCCTTAGACCCTTTCCCCTGGGCAGGGGACTCTATGATCATGGAGATTCCTACAACTGATGTCCAAATGCAAGATCCTCAGTTGGAGAGGCTAGTGGCCTCAGTTCCTGCTTTGTACTCTGATGCATTTGACATCACCCAAATCATGGAACTGTACAGTTTTCCTGATgaggatgacatcaccaactcttCCTTCTATTCTCTATATCAGTATCTCTCACCGACAAGGCCCAGTTAGAACAGAGTTCTCTTATAGTCTTTGCTGATTCAGCTGTAGGTTTACTTCCTGGGCAGACCTGCTTCAGCGTGACAAGCTGGAGCTTTGCAGTCTATAGACCACAGGACAGCCTGGAATTCCAGAACCCCTCCATTATGGTGCACTTTGGGTTTCTCTGATCCAAGTACTAATAAATATCAGACAGTATAGAAAAAGGATCTTCTTGCATGCTCtttcatttgtctgtttttaacCCAAATATTTGGCCCAGTGTTACTTTGATGTCCATGGAAATATTGTAAAAACTAGGGAGTTTCCCTCAAATATAGCTCAGTACTATACAATCAGCCCTGTGACTCTTGCTGGAGAGCCCTTTCCAGACCCACAGATGGCCAATGAGACTTCAAAATTCCCTCTTCCCAAAACTacctttgactttttaaaaggtcAACAGCCTCTAAGGGTCATCCACTTTTAATGGCAGCAGGTTTATAAACTCACATTTCAAGTGACAGCTAAGCAAGTTTTCTAGCTACATGGTTAGCATAAAAAAATTATAGCGATTCTCAAACCAATAATAAAGAAACACATAACAAAATGAGAACCTctcaatgaaaaatataaagtgtCTAGGAATtaactaagaaaataaagaactttGTACTGAAAACTTAATAACTTGAATAATGGACATTGAAGATGTCTTGAATAAAAGGCGTTTGAAGCCATAAAATAATCAATTTAACAGGGCTAAAATCATATAAAGCATGTTTTCCAAACACAATGGGATGAAATTAGAAATCGATAATAGAAGAAATTCAGGAAATTTGCAAACATATGGATATTAAAAGGCACTCCTAAATAaccaatggataaagaagaaatcagaaggaaaattaGGACATATGCAAAGATGAATGAAAACAGAACCACAAtataccaaaacttatgggatgatGCTTATAATTGGTACTTAGAAAGAAATCTACAGCTATAAAAGCCTATAAAGAATAAGATCTCAAAATCAACCTTTTTTAATAGTAGGGAGGCTGGCATAGCTATGTATGTTAAATTAAACTTTAAGGCAAAACATTTTGTTGAAAGTAAAAGTATATTAAACAGAATAAAAGGAAcaattaatctgaaaaatataataattctgaatgtgtatcagtcagtcagttcagtcgcttagtcgtgtccaaccctttaaGATCGCATGTACTgctgcaccccaggcctccctgtccatcaccaactcctggagttgactcaggctcatgtccattgagtcagtgatgccgtccaaccatctcatcctctgtcgtccccttctcccaccttcaatctttcccagcatccgggtcttttcaaatgagtcatttgtACACAAATGAATTTGTACTTTTGTCAAATTCCTCAAATATATCAGTTgtatcaaaaattaataaaaattcttggggAAACTGAAATACGTAATCATAATAGATGATTTTATCCACAGGATAAGTGGATAAAAATTTCGTACAGGTAAAGATTTTAACTATATAGTTAATAAGTTCGGTTTAATGAAAGtatgtagatttttttcattcaactggtagagaatacacattcttttcaagcacaTAATGACTAATATTAGACCATAAATCAAATCTTAACAAACTCAAATGAATTAATAACATACAAATAGCATTCTCTGATCAAAAAGTAATTTACTTAGAAATTCTGACCTCTCTCTCCATTTATAAAGTAAAAGAGAATTTCTAAGTAATTAATTAAGCATGGGAGAAATTATAATGTGAATAATTTGGTAGCATATAATAACAATAACTGGATCAGCCTATACTGGGGGACACTAATAGGGATAGTGAGAGTAGCAGGTTTGAATGTCCTGATAccatcacattctgggccatcaCAGGGATCTTGCAGAACAAGACTTCAGATCTAGGGGAGAGACATGTGCCCTTAATTTGTGaggtttttaaattcttttaaaattacttttgatttttaatggtcttattttttagagcagttttaattTCACAGCAAAAATGAGGAGAAGGTACGAAGACTTCTGTACCTTATATGGGAACATATAACCCCTGCTCCCAGATACACACAACCTCCCCACCACTATCAGCAACCCACACCAGAGTGATCCATTTGATATAATTGATGAATCTACACTGATACATCTTTATCGtctaaagtccatagtttacattagggttcacacTCGATGTTGTACATTATATGGATTTTGACAAACATGTAATTGTTACGCATCCACCATTACAGTGTCTTATAGGATACTACAACGCCCTAAAAATCCTCCGTGCTTCACCTATTTGTCACTCCCTCTCCCCTAACCTCTGGCAACTACTAAACCttatctccatagttttgctttcAAATCAATAATTTTTTACCTTAAGAAACTAGCAAAAGAAGAGCAGAGTCAATCCAAAGCAAgcataaggaagaaataaaggctAGAGTGgaagtaaatgaaatagagaatataAAAGCAATAGAgcaaatcaatgaaaccaaagctAGCTAGActgagaagaaggggaggaggagggggagaggggaggaagagagggaaggggtcagagagaaagaagaatcacATTACTAGAATCTGAAATGAAAGGTGGGATGTAGCTACCAACCttccagaaataaaaaacataaaggaatgtgtgtgcgtgctaagtcacttcagttttgtctgactttttgtgcccttatgaactgtagctcaccaggctcctctgtccatgggattctccaggcaagaatactggagtgggttgccattttctcctctggggatctgtcagactcagggatcaaacccatgtctcttatgtctccttcattggcaggcagattctttaccatcactgccacctgggaagccccttataaatgaatattatgaacaattatataactttaaaaatttatataacaaATTAGATAACTTGATAAAGTGGGCAAATCCTTAGGAAGACCAAAATACCAAATTTGACTCAATAAGAAATATAAATGCTGGGAATAGAGCTTTAACTAGCAAATAGATTAAGTTAGCAATTAAAAACTTTCCATGAAGAAAAGTCTAGGGCCAGGTGGTATTATTGCTAAGTTCTACtaaatgtttaaagaattaaCAATTCTTTACAAATTCTTCCAGGAAAcagaatacttcctaactcaCTCTGTGAGACCAGTATTAGCCTGATACCAAAACTGCACAGCTATATGTGAACAATGAGATTAAAACATTCCCtcacactatatataaaaatagattcaaaatgccttaaagacctaaatgaaagATTTGAAACCATAAGACTCCTAGAAGTGAACATAGGCAAAGCatcctttgacataaatcatagcaatattgtCTTTGATCTCCTAAGGCAAAAggggaaaaacagcaaaaattagCAGTTGTGACCTAAAAATTttgcacagaaaaagaaaccacaaaa is a window of Ovis aries strain OAR_USU_Benz2616 breed Rambouillet chromosome 1, ARS-UI_Ramb_v3.0, whole genome shotgun sequence DNA encoding:
- the ARGFX gene encoding LOW QUALITY PROTEIN: arginine-fifty homeobox (The sequence of the model RefSeq protein was modified relative to this genomic sequence to represent the inferred CDS: inserted 1 base in 1 codon) yields the protein MAVMNNAAMKSWRSQEIHSGGVLGDLSGKGIVLCDHLLSISCSTAKWKKSHERTSFTHTQYKELEALFSCNMFPDKNLQRELALKLNLPESTVKIWFRNRRFKMKKQQQQQEQQSLKPPSQVLPAKDVPTASTSPHSFLLEVSDSYNSLSSQPLDPFPWAGDSMIMEIPTTDVQMQDPQLERLVASVPALYSDAFDITQIMELYSFPDEDDITNSSFYSLYQYLSPTRPSXEQSSLIVFADSAVGLLPGQTCFSVTSWSFAVYRPQDSLEFQNPSIMVHFGFL